One stretch of Luteimonas galliterrae DNA includes these proteins:
- a CDS encoding TatD family hydrolase, whose protein sequence is MDLIDIGANLTHDSFDHDRDAVLQRARDAGISQLVVTGASREHSSKALALAQAHPGFLYATAGVHPHHAVEYTDEADAEIRALHAHAEVVAVGECGLDYFRDFSPRPAQRKAFERQLQIGVDTGKPLFLHQRDAHADFMAAMKNFDGRLGPAVVHCFTGTRQELFDYLDQDWYVGITGWLCDERRGLHLRELVKSIPANRLMIETDAPYLLPRTVKPQPSHRRNEPMYLAHIVEELAKDRGESTAAVAAATTAAARAFFRLPAAL, encoded by the coding sequence ATGGATTTGATCGACATCGGCGCCAATCTCACTCACGACAGCTTCGACCACGACCGCGATGCGGTGTTGCAGCGCGCCCGCGACGCGGGCATATCCCAGCTGGTCGTCACCGGCGCCAGCCGCGAGCACTCGTCGAAGGCCTTGGCGCTTGCGCAGGCGCATCCGGGCTTTCTCTACGCGACCGCCGGCGTCCATCCGCATCATGCGGTCGAGTACACCGACGAAGCCGATGCGGAGATTCGCGCCTTGCACGCGCATGCGGAAGTGGTCGCGGTCGGCGAATGCGGCCTGGATTACTTCCGCGACTTCTCGCCGCGCCCCGCCCAGCGTAAGGCTTTCGAGCGACAACTGCAGATCGGCGTCGATACCGGCAAGCCGCTGTTCCTGCATCAGCGCGACGCGCACGCCGATTTCATGGCGGCGATGAAGAATTTCGACGGCCGGCTCGGCCCCGCCGTCGTGCATTGCTTCACCGGCACACGGCAAGAATTGTTCGACTACTTGGATCAGGACTGGTACGTCGGCATCACCGGTTGGCTTTGCGACGAGCGCCGCGGCCTGCACCTGCGCGAACTGGTGAAGTCGATACCGGCCAACCGCCTGATGATCGAAACCGACGCGCCTTATCTGTTGCCGCGCACGGTCAAGCCGCAACCCTCCCATCGGCGCAATGAACCGATGTACTTGGCGCATATCGTCGAGGAGCTGGCAAAGGATCGCGGCGAAAGCACCGCAGCCGTGGCGGCGGCGACCACGGCGGCTGCGCGCGCGTTCTTTCGCTTGCCCGCGGCTTTGTGA
- the hrpB gene encoding ATP-dependent helicase HrpB, translated as MSATLDGERLAQWLDAPRLSSAGRSFPVEVGHFPARRDESLEVQVRRAIEHALAQHPGDVLVFLPGQREIARVEAGFSPSPTGRGVGERVRRSDGNSDIGGFAEPSSDASRHLLPEGEGKAQGIVMLPLHGELPIEKQSEALRPDPQGRRRVVLATNVAESSVTLPGVRIVIDAGLAREPRYDPNSGFSRLDVVAISQASADQRAGRAGRVAEGWAYRLWPQSQRLEPQRRPEIAQVELAGLALELAAWGSDALRFVDAPPPGAIAAAKDLLHRLGALDGRRAITPLGRRMLALGTHPRLAAMLLSPHDERERTLACDLAALIEARDPLPQRGVQRSDAWAERWRALAAFRSGRVAGDANRGALAAIDAAAKQWRRRLRIGAKPVDDAPAHLLGDVLLHAFPDRIAYQHVGDPLRYQLANGRMARLFDDSALYGEPWIVASELRFESKDARVLRAAPLDEARLRRDFPERFSETDAVRWDGDRRALVASRESRYDGIVLSSRPAGRPDPAQAAQALTDAVRDLGLAALPWTEALSQWRQRLLSLREWMPELALPDLSDAALLDTLDEWLRPAFAGKTRLDALGAEELSAALKSQADWNVRQQLDRLAPIRIAVPSGMERDIEYRHGEAPVLAVKLQELFGLADTPRIADGRVPLTLHLLSPAGRPLQVTQDLRGFWERTYPEVKKEMKGRYPKHPWPDDPWSATATHRAKPRGT; from the coding sequence ATGTCGGCCACGCTGGACGGCGAACGCCTGGCGCAGTGGCTCGATGCGCCGCGGTTGTCGAGCGCGGGCCGCAGCTTTCCGGTGGAGGTAGGACATTTCCCTGCGCGGCGCGATGAATCGCTCGAAGTGCAGGTCAGGCGCGCCATCGAACACGCTCTGGCGCAACATCCAGGCGATGTGCTGGTGTTCTTGCCGGGGCAGCGCGAGATCGCGCGCGTCGAAGCCGGCTTTAGCCCCTCTCCCACCGGGAGAGGGGTTGGGGAGAGGGTACGGCGAAGCGACGGAAATTCGGACATCGGAGGCTTCGCCGAACCCTCATCCGACGCTTCGCGCCACCTTCTTCCGGAGGGAGAAGGAAAAGCGCAAGGCATCGTAATGCTGCCATTGCACGGCGAACTGCCGATCGAAAAACAATCCGAAGCGCTGCGGCCCGATCCGCAAGGCCGCCGCCGCGTGGTGCTCGCGACCAACGTCGCCGAGTCGAGCGTGACGCTGCCAGGGGTACGCATAGTGATCGACGCCGGTTTGGCGCGCGAACCGCGCTACGACCCCAATTCCGGATTCTCGCGGTTGGATGTCGTCGCGATCTCGCAAGCCTCCGCCGATCAACGCGCCGGCCGCGCCGGCCGCGTCGCCGAAGGCTGGGCGTACCGGTTGTGGCCGCAGTCGCAACGGCTTGAGCCGCAGCGCCGGCCGGAGATCGCGCAGGTCGAGCTCGCCGGACTGGCTTTGGAGTTGGCTGCGTGGGGCAGCGATGCGTTGCGTTTCGTCGATGCGCCGCCGCCGGGAGCGATCGCAGCGGCGAAGGATCTGCTGCACCGGTTAGGCGCGCTCGACGGCCGACGCGCCATCACGCCGTTGGGCCGCCGCATGCTCGCGCTGGGCACGCATCCGCGCTTGGCGGCGATGCTGTTGTCGCCGCACGACGAACGCGAGCGCACGCTGGCTTGCGACCTGGCGGCGCTGATCGAAGCGCGCGATCCGCTACCGCAAAGAGGCGTGCAGCGTTCCGACGCATGGGCCGAACGTTGGCGCGCGCTGGCGGCATTCCGATCGGGCCGCGTCGCCGGCGACGCCAATCGCGGCGCATTGGCCGCCATCGATGCCGCGGCCAAGCAATGGCGTCGACGCCTGCGCATCGGCGCCAAGCCTGTCGACGATGCGCCCGCGCATCTGCTGGGCGATGTGCTGCTGCACGCTTTTCCGGATCGCATCGCCTATCAGCATGTCGGCGATCCGCTTCGTTACCAGCTCGCCAACGGCCGCATGGCGCGGCTGTTCGACGACAGCGCGCTGTACGGCGAACCCTGGATCGTCGCCAGCGAATTGCGCTTCGAAAGCAAGGATGCCCGTGTCCTGCGCGCCGCGCCGCTGGACGAAGCCCGGTTGCGGCGCGACTTCCCCGAGCGATTCTCCGAAACCGACGCGGTACGCTGGGATGGCGACCGGCGCGCATTGGTCGCGTCCCGGGAAAGCCGTTACGACGGCATCGTGCTGTCGTCGCGTCCCGCCGGCCGCCCCGATCCCGCGCAAGCCGCGCAAGCGCTGACCGATGCCGTGCGCGACCTGGGCCTGGCGGCGCTGCCGTGGACCGAGGCCCTGTCGCAATGGCGCCAACGCCTATTGTCGCTGCGCGAATGGATGCCGGAACTGGCGTTGCCCGATCTGTCCGATGCGGCGCTGCTGGACACGCTGGACGAGTGGCTGCGGCCGGCGTTCGCGGGCAAGACGCGGCTCGATGCGCTCGGCGCGGAGGAGCTGTCGGCCGCGCTGAAATCGCAAGCCGATTGGAACGTTCGCCAACAACTCGACCGCTTGGCGCCGATCCGAATCGCGGTGCCGTCGGGCATGGAGCGCGACATCGAATACCGGCACGGCGAGGCGCCGGTGCTGGCGGTGAAGCTGCAGGAACTGTTCGGCCTGGCCGATACGCCGCGCATCGCCGACGGCCGCGTGCCGCTGACCTTGCACTTGCTTTCGCCGGCCGGCCGGCCTTTGCAGGTCACGCAGGATTTGAGGGGATTCTGGGAACGCACCTATCCGGAAGTGAAGAAGGAGATGAAAGGCCGCTATCCCAAGCATCCCTGGCCGGACGACCCGTGGTCGGCCACGGCGACCCACCGCGCCAAGCCCCGCGGCACGTAG
- a CDS encoding hybrid sensor histidine kinase/response regulator, whose protein sequence is MIVTSNNAGRILVVDDQPANLRVVSSLLSRHGYEVDNAADGPSALALCEQRAPDLVLLDMMMPGMDGFGLIAELKQREPLLRIPVVFLTAAHDRDLLLRAFDAGAVDYVTKPFTPEELLARVSAHIGLKLTRDRLERVARDRQELVNLVAHDLKNPLTSVLFASDLLLSGGTRPERVPHYLQMIRESADDALGYIHRYLELQSAAEHARAQTDQPPAACSLREALQWLARRYEMQLEARGMRLGVRMPNDEVLVAIDGLVLRQVAENLVTNAIKYAQRGGELELWVRGGAQGYWQLIAQDRGPGITEYQQRDLFKPFVRLGDAAAGDPQSSGLGLSLARQIVANVGGHLWYEDREGGGARFIVELPEARTMPESGPPANAP, encoded by the coding sequence ATGATCGTTACCAGCAACAATGCGGGCCGGATCCTGGTGGTCGACGACCAGCCCGCCAACTTGCGCGTGGTCAGTTCGTTGTTGTCGCGGCACGGCTACGAAGTGGACAACGCCGCCGACGGTCCCTCCGCACTCGCGCTTTGCGAGCAGCGCGCGCCGGACCTGGTGCTGCTGGACATGATGATGCCCGGCATGGACGGCTTCGGCCTGATCGCCGAGCTGAAGCAGCGCGAACCGCTGTTGCGCATCCCGGTGGTCTTCCTCACCGCCGCCCACGACCGCGACCTGCTGTTGCGCGCCTTCGACGCCGGTGCGGTGGATTACGTCACCAAGCCGTTCACGCCGGAAGAGCTGCTGGCCCGGGTCAGCGCGCACATCGGCCTGAAGCTGACGCGCGATCGCCTGGAACGCGTGGCGCGCGATCGGCAGGAGCTGGTCAACCTGGTCGCGCACGACCTCAAGAATCCGCTGACCAGCGTGCTCTTCGCCAGCGACCTGCTGCTCAGCGGCGGCACCCGGCCCGAGCGCGTGCCGCACTACCTGCAGATGATCCGCGAGAGCGCCGACGATGCGCTCGGTTATATCCACCGCTACTTGGAGCTGCAGTCTGCCGCCGAACACGCGCGGGCGCAGACCGATCAACCGCCGGCGGCCTGCAGCCTGCGCGAAGCACTGCAATGGCTGGCGCGGCGTTACGAGATGCAGTTGGAAGCGCGCGGCATGCGGCTGGGCGTGCGCATGCCCAACGACGAGGTGCTGGTGGCGATCGACGGCCTGGTGCTGCGCCAGGTCGCAGAGAACCTGGTGACGAACGCGATCAAGTACGCGCAGCGCGGGGGCGAGCTGGAGCTGTGGGTACGCGGCGGCGCGCAGGGCTATTGGCAGCTGATCGCGCAGGACCGCGGACCCGGCATCACCGAGTACCAGCAGCGCGACCTGTTCAAGCCGTTCGTGCGCCTGGGCGATGCGGCCGCAGGCGATCCGCAATCGAGCGGGCTGGGTTTGTCGCTGGCGCGGCAGATCGTGGCCAACGTAGGCGGCCATCTCTGGTACGAGGACCGCGAAGGCGGCGGCGCGCGTTTCATCGTCGAATTGCCGGAAGCGCGAACGATGCCGGAAAGCGGCCCGCCCGCGAACGCTCCGTAA
- a CDS encoding pseudouridine synthase: protein MLIAFNKPYGVLCQFTDRSVPPRRTLAEFGLPSGVYPAGRLDFDSEGLLLLTDDGALAHKLTDPQHKRPKTYWAQVEGDPVEAQLSALRGGVTLNDGPTAPAQARRLEPAPELWPRNPPVRMRKTVPDAWIELTIAEGRNRQVRRMTAAVGLPTLRLVRVAIAGYGLDDLAPGAWRVADI, encoded by the coding sequence GTGCTCATCGCCTTCAACAAGCCCTACGGCGTGCTGTGCCAGTTCACCGACCGCAGCGTGCCGCCGCGGCGCACGCTGGCCGAGTTCGGATTGCCGTCCGGGGTCTATCCGGCGGGACGCCTGGATTTCGATTCCGAAGGCCTGTTGCTGCTCACCGACGACGGCGCTTTGGCGCACAAGCTCACCGACCCGCAGCACAAGCGACCCAAGACGTATTGGGCGCAGGTGGAAGGCGATCCCGTCGAGGCGCAACTGTCCGCATTGCGCGGCGGCGTGACGCTCAACGATGGCCCGACCGCACCCGCGCAAGCGCGCAGGCTCGAACCCGCGCCCGAACTGTGGCCGCGAAACCCGCCGGTGCGGATGCGCAAGACCGTGCCCGACGCCTGGATCGAGCTGACCATCGCAGAAGGCCGCAATCGCCAGGTGCGGCGCATGACTGCCGCCGTCGGCTTGCCGACGCTGCGTTTGGTCAGGGTCGCGATTGCGGGGTACGGGCTGGACGACCTGGCGCCGGGCGCATGGCGCGTCGCCGACATCTGA
- a CDS encoding class I SAM-dependent methyltransferase: MRLIAKTFFVVALSSACASFAIAADKPASATQPAAEHGAALAAAIAGDWRSAKNTARDVYRHPRETLSFFGVAPDQTVVEITPGGGWYSEILAPYLRDNGRYIAAIAKSSDPNSYGGRNNKALRDKFAADAAHYGKAAVVEFDAKAPVFGAPGSADTVLTFRNVHNWVDAGNAEAYFKAFFAVLKSGGTLGVADHRAKPGTDLEKMKESGYLTEELVTKLATDAGFKLDAKSEINANPKDTADHPNGVWTLPPTNRHDAADAAKYKAIGESDRMTLRFVKP; the protein is encoded by the coding sequence ATGCGACTTATCGCCAAGACCTTTTTCGTCGTAGCGCTATCGAGTGCCTGCGCGTCCTTCGCTATCGCCGCGGACAAGCCCGCATCCGCAACGCAACCCGCCGCCGAGCACGGCGCCGCGCTTGCCGCCGCGATCGCCGGCGACTGGCGCAGCGCCAAGAACACGGCGCGGGACGTCTATCGCCATCCGCGCGAAACCCTGTCGTTCTTCGGCGTGGCGCCGGACCAGACCGTCGTCGAAATCACGCCCGGCGGCGGCTGGTACAGCGAAATCCTGGCGCCTTATCTCCGCGACAACGGCCGTTACATCGCCGCCATCGCCAAATCGAGCGATCCCAACAGTTACGGCGGCCGCAACAACAAGGCGCTTCGGGACAAGTTCGCCGCCGACGCTGCGCATTACGGCAAGGCCGCAGTGGTCGAGTTCGACGCCAAGGCGCCCGTTTTCGGCGCGCCCGGCAGCGCGGATACCGTGCTGACGTTCCGCAACGTGCACAACTGGGTCGACGCGGGCAACGCCGAAGCCTATTTCAAGGCGTTCTTCGCGGTGCTCAAGTCCGGCGGCACGCTCGGCGTGGCGGACCATCGCGCCAAGCCCGGCACCGATCTGGAAAAGATGAAGGAATCCGGTTACCTCACCGAAGAACTGGTGACCAAGCTCGCTACCGATGCCGGCTTCAAGCTCGACGCCAAGAGCGAGATCAACGCCAATCCGAAAGACACCGCCGATCACCCGAACGGCGTATGGACCCTGCCGCCGACCAACCGCCACGACGCTGCCGACGCCGCCAAGTACAAGGCGATCGGCGAAAGCGACCGGATGACGTTGCGGTTCGTGAAGCCGTAA
- a CDS encoding LysR substrate-binding domain-containing protein — protein sequence MSRPPLHALQGFIAAARLGNLSRAAESLSLTVSALSHQMRSLEERLGQRLLVRNSRGVGLTADGERLLERVAPHIDAITQALRPYAARHDDVLTVSATPSMASAWLVPRLSEFLAAHPQIEINLQSSSAVVDFDRDTSVDAALRIGFGRWHGVTAEHLFDEWLVPMASPALVERMGKPTLRNLRDWPLLGDPDGQWNRWFASHGMEPPARYVAFFDDSEAHHRAALDGVGVALGRLTRARLLLDSGQLVMLTRERMKTDYAHYLVYPPRSASHRGLQAFREWLHGKAQEHARHMERAAPATVGDAG from the coding sequence ATGAGCCGACCCCCTTTGCATGCCCTGCAGGGCTTCATAGCCGCCGCCCGCCTGGGCAACCTGTCGCGCGCGGCCGAATCGCTCAGCCTCACCGTCAGCGCGCTCAGCCACCAGATGCGCAGCCTCGAAGAACGCCTGGGCCAGCGCCTGCTGGTGCGCAATTCGCGCGGGGTCGGCCTCACTGCCGACGGCGAACGTTTGCTGGAGCGGGTCGCGCCGCATATCGATGCGATCACCCAGGCATTGCGGCCTTATGCGGCGCGCCACGACGATGTGCTCACCGTCAGCGCCACGCCGTCGATGGCCTCGGCCTGGCTGGTACCGCGGCTGAGCGAATTCCTCGCCGCGCATCCGCAGATCGAGATCAACCTGCAGTCGAGCTCGGCGGTGGTGGATTTCGACCGCGACACCAGCGTCGATGCGGCCTTGCGGATCGGCTTCGGCCGCTGGCATGGCGTCACCGCCGAGCACCTGTTCGACGAGTGGCTCGTGCCGATGGCCAGCCCCGCCCTGGTCGAGCGGATGGGCAAACCGACCTTGCGCAACCTGCGCGATTGGCCCCTGCTCGGCGATCCGGACGGCCAGTGGAACCGCTGGTTCGCCAGCCACGGCATGGAACCGCCAGCACGCTACGTGGCCTTTTTCGACGATTCCGAAGCGCACCATCGCGCTGCGCTGGACGGCGTCGGCGTCGCGCTCGGGCGCTTGACTCGTGCGCGCCTGCTGCTGGATTCGGGGCAGCTGGTGATGCTGACCCGCGAGCGGATGAAGACCGACTACGCGCACTATCTGGTCTACCCGCCGCGATCGGCCTCCCATCGCGGCCTGCAGGCCTTCCGCGAGTGGCTGCACGGCAAGGCGCAGGAGCACGCGCGGCATATGGAACGCGCAGCGCCAGCGACGGTCGGCGACGCCGGCTGA
- the icd gene encoding isocitrate dehydrogenase (NADP(+)): MSDSSHPTPPAGGAKITKAPQGLNVPDQPIIPFIEGDGTGPDIWRASVRVLDAAVAKAYGGKKKIHWMEVLAGEKAFNATGNWLPDATVDACRDYLVSIKGPLTTPVGGGIRSLNVALRQMLDLYVCLRPVRWFEGVPSPVKKPGDVSMTIFRENTEDIYAGIEFEPGSADAQKVLDFLQKEFPKSFDKIRFGTQDKVDAWDKQLQGIGMPARPGKVQVGVGIKPVSYQGTERLVHSAITYAIASGAKSVTLVHKGNIMKFSEGAFRDFGYQVAREAFGAVELDGGPWHVIPEGKPGAGIVIKDAIADAFLQQILLRPKEYDVVATLNLNGDYLSDALAAQVGGIGIAPGANINYVTGHAVFEATHGTAPKYANQDKVNPGSVILSGEMMLRYMGWTEAADAIIAAMDKAIGSKRVTYDFARLMDGATEVKCSEFADEIIKHL; this comes from the coding sequence TTGTCCGATTCGTCCCACCCGACCCCGCCGGCCGGCGGCGCCAAGATCACCAAGGCCCCCCAAGGCCTCAACGTTCCCGATCAACCCATCATCCCCTTCATCGAAGGCGACGGCACCGGCCCCGACATCTGGCGCGCCAGCGTGCGCGTGCTCGACGCCGCAGTCGCCAAGGCCTACGGCGGCAAGAAGAAGATCCACTGGATGGAAGTACTGGCCGGCGAAAAAGCCTTCAACGCCACCGGCAACTGGCTGCCCGACGCCACCGTCGACGCCTGCCGCGATTACCTCGTCTCGATCAAAGGCCCGCTGACCACCCCGGTCGGTGGCGGCATCCGCTCGCTCAACGTCGCGCTGCGCCAGATGCTGGACCTGTACGTCTGCCTGCGCCCGGTACGCTGGTTCGAAGGCGTGCCCTCGCCGGTCAAGAAGCCCGGCGACGTGTCGATGACGATTTTCCGCGAGAACACCGAAGACATCTACGCCGGCATCGAATTCGAACCCGGCAGCGCCGATGCGCAGAAGGTGTTGGACTTCTTGCAGAAGGAATTCCCCAAGTCCTTCGATAAGATCCGCTTCGGCACGCAGGACAAGGTCGACGCCTGGGACAAGCAGCTGCAGGGCATCGGCATGCCGGCGCGCCCGGGCAAGGTGCAGGTCGGCGTCGGCATCAAGCCGGTCAGCTACCAGGGCACCGAACGCCTGGTGCACAGCGCGATCACGTATGCGATCGCGAGCGGCGCCAAGTCGGTGACGCTGGTGCACAAGGGCAACATCATGAAGTTCAGCGAAGGCGCGTTCCGCGACTTCGGCTACCAGGTCGCGCGCGAAGCGTTCGGCGCGGTCGAACTGGACGGCGGCCCGTGGCACGTGATTCCCGAAGGCAAGCCGGGCGCCGGCATCGTCATCAAGGACGCCATCGCCGACGCCTTCCTGCAGCAGATCCTGCTGCGGCCCAAGGAATACGACGTGGTCGCCACGCTCAACCTCAATGGCGATTATTTGTCCGACGCGCTGGCCGCGCAGGTCGGCGGCATCGGCATCGCGCCAGGCGCCAACATCAACTACGTGACCGGCCACGCCGTGTTCGAAGCTACCCACGGCACCGCGCCCAAGTACGCCAACCAGGACAAGGTCAATCCGGGTTCGGTGATCCTGTCCGGCGAAATGATGCTGCGTTACATGGGCTGGACCGAAGCGGCCGACGCGATCATCGCCGCGATGGACAAGGCGATCGGCTCCAAGCGCGTCACCTACGATTTCGCGCGCCTGATGGACGGCGCCACCGAAGTGAAGTGCAGCGAGTTCGCCGACGAGATCATCAAGCATCTCTGA
- a CDS encoding FimD/PapC N-terminal domain-containing protein, whose protein sequence is MNRKTLSYALIVALAGSVALVGCKKKEEPVAATPPPAATEPAPMPEAAPPAPAATVSAVTVGTTAAADKSVAAVTTFKPTDKIIASVKTDGAASNVEVGAKLTFQDGQVAGEQKQTINTSGPETTNIEFSNANPWPAGKYTVDVTLNGAPAGTQQAIEVK, encoded by the coding sequence ATGAACCGTAAAACGCTCTCGTACGCACTGATCGTGGCCCTGGCCGGCTCCGTGGCGCTGGTCGGCTGCAAGAAGAAGGAAGAACCGGTCGCCGCGACGCCGCCGCCGGCCGCCACCGAACCCGCGCCGATGCCCGAAGCCGCGCCGCCCGCGCCGGCCGCCACCGTCAGCGCCGTGACCGTGGGCACCACCGCCGCGGCCGACAAGTCGGTCGCCGCCGTGACCACGTTCAAGCCCACCGACAAGATCATCGCTTCGGTCAAGACCGACGGCGCTGCCAGCAACGTCGAAGTCGGCGCCAAGCTGACCTTCCAGGACGGACAGGTCGCCGGCGAGCAGAAGCAGACGATCAACACCAGCGGCCCGGAAACCACCAACATCGAGTTCAGCAACGCCAATCCGTGGCCGGCCGGCAAGTACACCGTCGACGTGACCTTGAACGGCGCGCCTGCGGGCACGCAGCAGGCGATCGAAGTGAAGTAA
- a CDS encoding LysM peptidoglycan-binding domain-containing protein has protein sequence MSNEKKADFSGVSAKVDTTAEKVEKADFSGVTAKVDTTAEKVGSPEQTYTVQKGDTLSHISKQFYGKASKWNAIFEANRDQLDDPDRIKPGQVLKIPAEES, from the coding sequence ATGAGCAACGAGAAGAAAGCCGATTTCTCCGGCGTCAGCGCCAAAGTCGACACCACTGCGGAAAAGGTGGAGAAGGCCGATTTCTCCGGCGTCACCGCCAAGGTCGATACCACTGCGGAAAAAGTGGGATCGCCGGAGCAGACCTATACCGTGCAGAAGGGCGACACGCTCTCGCATATTTCCAAGCAGTTCTACGGCAAGGCCAGCAAGTGGAACGCGATCTTCGAAGCCAATCGCGACCAGCTCGACGATCCCGACCGGATCAAGCCGGGCCAGGTGCTGAAGATTCCCGCCGAAGAATCCTGA
- the queF gene encoding NADPH-dependent 7-cyano-7-deazaguanine reductase QueF (Catalyzes the NADPH-dependent reduction of 7-cyano-7-deazaguanine (preQ0) to 7-aminomethyl-7-deazaguanine (preQ1) in queuosine biosynthesis), producing MTSTLPLGREVAYPAHYDPSLLFPIARAVGRTALDLPAAALPFIGHDRWHAYELSWLDARGKPRVATATLRVPFDSPNLVESKSLKLYLNSFNAHRFEDDDAVLSTIATDLSRAAGAPVDVAFGLPEIGDDAAESIDGLDIDIASYGPPDAQWLQADADTIVDEALSSSLLKSNCPVTGQPDWASLRIAYRGPRIDRAGLLRYLVSFRDHAEFHEQCVERIFVDTMAHCRPQALSVEARYTRRGGLDINPWRATPGSAAPRQGRDLRQ from the coding sequence ATGACCTCCACCCTCCCCCTAGGCCGCGAAGTCGCCTACCCCGCGCACTACGACCCTTCGCTGCTGTTCCCCATCGCGCGCGCTGTCGGCCGCACGGCGCTCGACCTGCCCGCCGCTGCGTTGCCTTTCATCGGCCACGACCGCTGGCACGCCTACGAACTGAGCTGGCTGGACGCGCGCGGCAAGCCGCGCGTGGCCACCGCCACGCTGCGCGTGCCTTTCGATTCGCCGAACCTGGTGGAATCCAAATCGCTCAAGCTTTACCTCAACTCGTTCAACGCGCACCGCTTCGAAGACGACGACGCGGTGCTGTCCACGATCGCGACCGACCTGTCGCGCGCGGCCGGCGCCCCCGTCGACGTGGCGTTCGGCCTGCCGGAGATCGGGGACGACGCAGCCGAATCGATCGACGGCCTGGACATCGACATCGCCAGCTACGGCCCGCCCGACGCGCAGTGGCTGCAGGCGGATGCCGATACGATCGTCGACGAAGCGCTCAGCTCGTCGCTGCTCAAATCGAACTGCCCGGTCACCGGCCAACCGGACTGGGCCAGCTTGCGCATCGCCTATCGCGGCCCGCGGATCGATCGCGCCGGCTTGCTGCGCTACCTGGTCTCGTTCCGCGATCACGCCGAATTCCACGAGCAATGCGTCGAACGCATCTTCGTCGACACGATGGCGCATTGCCGTCCGCAAGCGTTGTCGGTGGAGGCGCGCTATACCCGCCGCGGGGGTTTGGACATCAACCCCTGGCGGGCGACGCCGGGATCGGCCGCGCCCCGGCAAGGGCGCGACCTGCGGCAGTGA